In the Muricauda sp. MAR_2010_75 genome, one interval contains:
- a CDS encoding gluconate 2-dehydrogenase subunit 3 family protein has translation MDRRKSLKSIIFGGVATGLAAHGCKPDMISVDNEIIESPKYTYGRTPEEKAHDDELFGETFFNAHEMETIAILCDLILPADQDQGLQSATDANVPEFIEFMSKDIPEMQIPLRGGLMWLDHRCNVDHNTPFKLATLEQQEALLDTIAYPDPVIPDEEQPLEKQFFSLLRNLTLTGYYTSKIGIEELGYQGNTPNVWDGVPDHILAQHGISYDEEWLAKCVDQSQRNTTAEWDQDGNLLT, from the coding sequence ATGGACAGGAGAAAAAGTTTAAAATCAATCATATTTGGTGGTGTTGCAACAGGTTTGGCGGCCCATGGGTGCAAACCCGATATGATAAGTGTGGACAATGAGATCATTGAGTCCCCAAAATACACTTATGGAAGGACACCAGAGGAAAAAGCCCATGACGATGAACTCTTTGGGGAAACATTCTTCAATGCGCATGAGATGGAGACCATCGCCATACTTTGTGATCTGATTCTCCCCGCCGATCAAGACCAAGGATTGCAAAGTGCAACGGATGCAAACGTTCCGGAATTCATAGAGTTCATGTCCAAGGATATCCCAGAAATGCAGATTCCCCTGAGAGGGGGCTTGATGTGGTTGGACCATAGGTGCAATGTTGACCATAATACCCCATTTAAATTGGCAACATTGGAGCAACAGGAAGCCCTCTTGGATACGATTGCCTATCCGGACCCGGTGATACCAGATGAAGAGCAACCTCTCGAAAAACAGTTCTTTTCCCTGTTGCGAAATCTTACCTTGACGGGATATTACACTTCCAAAATTGGAATTGAGGAATTGGGGTATCAGGGCAACACACCCAATGTATGGGATGGAGTGCCAGACCATATCTTGGCCCAGCATGGTATTTCCTACGACGAGGAGTGGTTGGCAAAATGCGTGGACCAAAGCCAACGGAACACCACAGCGGAATGGGATCAAGATGGAAACCTGTTGACCTGA
- a CDS encoding VCBS repeat-containing protein, translated as MDVKKYTKRFFPVTLAVLIFGIFYVILFFPKRNREMIRVADEYQMYCGSCHIAPEPSNIPKAIWEKNVLPEMAARMGYRYDDFNPYKYSIEENHYVRLSNAYPEEPILDSVTWERLRDYILSQAPDSVPNLPIRKGRSSKLVQFDAVPRKLDMGPSGGIVNIGFDPASGRVFIGDVFGQVHEWQKPSPMAEFFESPVVLTVLGQDTLYITEMGKMGPSEIPKGKMYHASGGAIPGMEKLHRPVYSQVVDLNGDGQNEILVCEFGHLTGELSLFVKKDSTFAKNTLMQLPGAIKVDILDIDGDGKKDIIALFSQGREGIYAFVQKDDLQFDVERLIGLPPEYGLSWFSVLDYNKDGHFDIVTANGDNADYSNFLKPYHGIRLYLNNGANQFTEEWFYPINGVTRVLADDFDLDGDIDFATMSFFPDFENNPEEGFVYLENQDAISYSFIPYVTEKAKTGNWLVMDKGDFDKDGDVDLMLGNFNVLKSLSFREENDFDILYLENRTIHKQL; from the coding sequence ATGGATGTTAAGAAATACACAAAGCGGTTCTTTCCAGTGACCCTTGCAGTATTGATCTTTGGCATTTTTTATGTGATTTTGTTCTTCCCCAAGAGAAACCGAGAGATGATTCGTGTTGCGGATGAATATCAAATGTATTGCGGCAGTTGTCACATCGCTCCCGAACCGTCAAATATTCCAAAAGCTATTTGGGAAAAGAACGTGCTGCCCGAAATGGCCGCACGGATGGGATATCGCTATGACGATTTCAACCCCTACAAGTATTCTATAGAAGAGAACCATTATGTTCGATTGAGCAATGCGTATCCGGAAGAGCCCATTTTGGACAGTGTGACATGGGAAAGGTTGCGGGATTATATTCTTAGTCAGGCTCCGGATAGTGTTCCCAACCTACCAATACGAAAGGGAAGATCTTCAAAACTTGTTCAATTTGATGCCGTACCAAGGAAATTGGACATGGGTCCTTCCGGTGGCATCGTCAACATTGGATTTGATCCTGCAAGTGGAAGGGTGTTCATCGGGGATGTGTTCGGTCAGGTTCATGAATGGCAGAAACCATCGCCCATGGCTGAATTTTTTGAATCACCAGTGGTTTTAACTGTCCTAGGGCAGGATACCCTTTATATCACGGAAATGGGGAAAATGGGGCCAAGTGAGATTCCAAAAGGGAAAATGTACCATGCAAGTGGCGGGGCCATCCCCGGAATGGAAAAATTGCATAGACCTGTTTACAGTCAAGTGGTTGATTTGAACGGGGATGGCCAAAATGAAATACTTGTTTGTGAGTTTGGGCACCTTACCGGTGAACTTTCCCTATTTGTAAAAAAAGATTCAACATTCGCCAAGAATACATTAATGCAGTTGCCAGGGGCCATAAAAGTGGATATATTGGATATTGATGGTGACGGGAAAAAAGATATCATAGCGCTGTTTTCCCAAGGCAGGGAGGGAATATACGCTTTTGTCCAAAAAGACGACTTACAGTTTGATGTCGAACGGTTGATTGGGCTTCCCCCCGAATATGGCCTTAGTTGGTTTTCCGTGTTGGATTACAATAAAGATGGTCATTTTGATATTGTCACGGCCAATGGGGACAATGCAGATTATTCCAATTTTCTAAAACCATACCATGGGATTCGATTGTACTTGAACAATGGTGCAAATCAATTCACCGAAGAGTGGTTCTATCCCATTAATGGTGTGACCCGGGTTTTGGCGGATGATTTTGACCTGGATGGGGACATTGACTTTGCCACGATGTCATTCTTCCCAGATTTTGAAAACAATCCAGAAGAGGGATTTGTTTACCTGGAAAATCAGGATGCCATATCCTATAGTTTTATACCCTATGTCACCGAAAAGGCAAAGACCGGGAATTGGCTTGTCATGGATAAGGGAGACTTTGATAAAGACGGGGATGTTGACCTTATGTTGGGAAACTTTAATGTGTTGAAGAGTCTATCATTTAGGGAAGAAAATGATTTTGACATTTTATATCTTGAAAATAGGACGATCCACAAGCAGCTGTAA
- a CDS encoding sialate O-acetylesterase encodes MMKWTLSVLFLIAVKVSMANVTLPSVFSDHMVLQQQEEVKIWGWASPNEVITISPSWTQEVYATKADNQAHWELLLRTPAYGGPYSLKIVGNNAILLEDILVGEVWLCSGQSNMEMSASWGIDNGDDAVAQAQQPQIRFFNVPKKSANTPQDNVPGHWEVCTPESMKTSSAVAYFFAKELGKELRGVPVGLIVSAWGGTPAEVWMPEETIESNSVIASAANQLTPVVWGPVEPARAYNAMIHPLVGFGLAGTLWYQGEANTGSQVYDKTLGSLIESWRALWKKNFPFYFVQIAPYQYGEGNDNGVEIRDAQRRVLDQVSNTAMVVISDVSPVDDIHPKDKKSVGERLAKVALKKHYTTIDGLVESPLFKQVTFNRNKAIISFRHAKGLYVKDKKSMFEIAGHDKKFFPATFVVQGETIVVSSKKVKDPKYVRFAWGNTLQANVFNRANLPASSFTTLR; translated from the coding sequence ATGATGAAATGGACACTATCGGTATTGTTCCTTATCGCTGTCAAGGTTTCGATGGCCAATGTCACCCTACCTTCGGTATTTTCAGATCATATGGTCCTCCAGCAACAAGAAGAGGTGAAAATCTGGGGATGGGCCAGCCCGAATGAGGTAATCACCATATCTCCCTCATGGACCCAAGAAGTTTATGCCACCAAGGCCGATAATCAGGCGCATTGGGAACTGCTTTTGAGAACACCTGCGTATGGCGGCCCCTATAGCCTAAAAATTGTGGGCAACAATGCGATTTTATTGGAAGATATTCTAGTGGGAGAGGTTTGGTTGTGTTCTGGACAGTCCAACATGGAAATGTCCGCCAGTTGGGGAATTGACAATGGGGATGATGCGGTGGCTCAGGCCCAACAGCCACAGATCCGGTTTTTTAATGTTCCAAAAAAGTCAGCGAATACACCCCAGGACAATGTGCCTGGCCATTGGGAGGTTTGTACCCCTGAAAGTATGAAAACCTCCAGTGCGGTGGCGTATTTTTTTGCTAAAGAACTAGGGAAGGAGTTGAGGGGTGTACCTGTCGGACTGATTGTGTCCGCCTGGGGAGGAACACCCGCGGAGGTCTGGATGCCCGAAGAAACCATTGAAAGCAACAGTGTGATTGCATCGGCGGCAAACCAATTGACCCCAGTGGTATGGGGTCCCGTGGAACCTGCAAGGGCATACAATGCAATGATCCATCCTTTGGTGGGATTTGGATTGGCCGGAACACTGTGGTACCAAGGTGAGGCAAACACTGGATCACAGGTTTATGACAAGACCCTTGGGAGCTTGATTGAGTCTTGGAGGGCATTGTGGAAAAAGAATTTTCCTTTTTATTTCGTTCAGATCGCCCCTTATCAATATGGAGAGGGCAATGATAACGGGGTGGAGATCAGGGATGCACAAAGACGGGTGCTTGACCAAGTTTCCAATACCGCAATGGTGGTGATCAGTGATGTTTCCCCAGTAGATGACATTCACCCGAAGGACAAAAAATCAGTTGGTGAAAGACTTGCCAAGGTGGCCTTGAAAAAACATTACACCACTATTGATGGTTTGGTTGAAAGTCCCTTGTTCAAGCAAGTTACTTTCAATAGGAATAAGGCCATAATTTCCTTTAGGCATGCAAAAGGTCTTTATGTTAAGGATAAGAAATCCATGTTCGAGATAGCGGGCCATGACAAGAAATTCTTTCCAGCAACTTTTGTTGTCCAAGGGGAAACGATTGTGGTTTCGTCCAAAAAGGTCAAAGACCCCAAATATGTCAGGTTTGCATGGGGCAATACCCTACAGGCCAATGTTTTCAACAGGGCCAATCTGCCTGCATCAAGTTTTACCACGTTGCGGTGA
- a CDS encoding helix-turn-helix transcriptional regulator — protein MRKWNRNNPIAQFTRKRRKDLNLTQFELSDTTGVGLRFVRELEQGKPNLMTDKINQVLLFFGHELTPTPISDATRRNLGEQ, from the coding sequence ATGAGGAAATGGAATAGAAATAATCCCATAGCACAGTTCACTCGCAAGAGAAGGAAGGACCTTAACCTGACCCAATTCGAACTTTCCGACACCACAGGGGTGGGACTACGTTTTGTCCGTGAATTGGAGCAGGGAAAACCCAATCTGATGACGGACAAAATCAATCAGGTCCTTTTATTTTTTGGACATGAATTAACCCCTACACCAATAAGTGATGCGACAAGGAGAAATCTGGGTGAACAATAA
- a CDS encoding HipA N-terminal domain-containing protein yields MRQGEIWVNNNVAGTLKEDEEGYHFTYSQDYLESENPIAVSLTLPLRNKTYHSDYLFPFFDGLIPEGWLLDIAHKNWKLNPRDRMGLLLATCKDCIGNISVLEK; encoded by the coding sequence ATGCGACAAGGAGAAATCTGGGTGAACAATAACGTAGCAGGAACCCTAAAAGAGGACGAGGAAGGATACCACTTTACCTATTCACAGGATTATCTGGAATCAGAAAATCCCATTGCCGTGTCTTTGACGTTGCCCCTTAGGAACAAAACCTATCATTCAGATTATTTGTTTCCCTTTTTTGATGGTCTGATCCCGGAAGGATGGTTATTGGATATTGCACATAAAAATTGGAAACTGAATCCCCGTGATAGGATGGGACTTTTATTGGCCACCTGTAAGGATTGTATCGGCAACATAAGTGTATTGGAAAAATGA
- a CDS encoding HipA domain-containing protein, whose product MSNCLACQKPVFPEGSLYHPDCLKAFWQNDTPVLELDYELSQIEELARENVAQRVIVTGVQPKLSLGFTDENKSRLTIVGALNGRYILKPPFSEYPQMPETEALSMLMAKACGIDTVPFILIRLKDGHLAYLTRRIDRDSEGNKFAMEDACQFTERLTEHKYRGSYERIAKAIIAYSQNPIFDIVRFYEQVIVSFLIGNNDMHLKNFSLISTNRDSYSLAPAYDMISAQLVIPDDPEELALTLNGKKRKITKSDFNGAMAKAHIPIKAIENLWARILSGTKKWPFLIDESFLKEKQKRKFIALIDKRLHRIK is encoded by the coding sequence ATGAGCAACTGTCTGGCCTGTCAAAAACCTGTTTTCCCTGAAGGGAGTTTATATCATCCAGACTGTCTAAAGGCTTTTTGGCAAAACGACACACCAGTACTTGAATTGGATTATGAGCTGTCACAGATTGAGGAACTGGCCAGAGAAAATGTGGCACAACGTGTCATAGTTACCGGGGTACAGCCTAAGCTTTCATTGGGTTTCACAGATGAAAACAAGTCCAGGCTCACTATAGTGGGGGCCTTAAATGGAAGGTACATATTAAAACCACCCTTTTCCGAATACCCCCAAATGCCCGAAACGGAAGCCCTTTCAATGTTGATGGCTAAGGCTTGTGGAATTGATACAGTGCCCTTTATATTGATTCGGTTAAAGGATGGACATCTGGCCTACCTGACCCGAAGAATAGATAGGGATTCAGAGGGTAATAAATTTGCTATGGAAGATGCATGCCAGTTCACTGAGCGCCTTACTGAACACAAATATAGAGGCTCTTATGAGCGGATTGCCAAGGCCATCATCGCTTATTCACAGAACCCTATATTTGATATCGTCCGATTCTACGAACAGGTCATTGTTTCATTCCTGATCGGTAACAATGATATGCACCTAAAAAACTTCTCCCTCATATCAACCAATCGAGATTCTTACTCCCTTGCCCCTGCCTACGACATGATCTCGGCACAATTGGTAATCCCTGACGACCCAGAGGAACTGGCCTTGACCTTGAACGGTAAAAAAAGGAAAATCACAAAGTCAGATTTTAATGGGGCAATGGCCAAAGCACATATTCCCATAAAAGCCATCGAAAACCTTTGGGCCAGAATTTTAAGTGGTACAAAAAAATGGCCTTTCCTTATTGATGAAAGTTTTTTAAAGGAAAAACAAAAAAGGAAATTCATTGCTTTAATTGACAAAAGGTTGCATCGAATCAAATAA
- a CDS encoding TolC family protein: MLVRLAKYKPLLLFASILILMVNCAPKFSNTELPIKEPKEFSQTGSAIIEDKWWHAFQDENLNKLIDSAMQSNLDLAATWQQFMAAKAVVKGQASSKWPEINASAQSAINLPEPDFVGGENTQLGFLANYELDLWGRIGTAVRAEKLRAEASLFDYRAAAISLSAEITSTWYQLVAAKQQLKITENQIETNEAIIKLIRSRFTGGQIRAVDILRQGQLLESTKEQQIIFSTNVQVLENQLAVLLGKQPQDSLPFHKIDLPKVPELPETGLPLELVRRRPDLQQSYALLLAADQDWASAVRSKYPRISVSARGQLRSNSFENLFDNWAYSLAGNILAPLFNGGQLNAEVDRTLAIKQQRLYQYGQTTLTAFHEVENALVQDIMQKQRLENIQRQLELAEKSNKQLRVEFLNGFSPYLDVLVGLDQEQQLRRDFVSAQLQHIQIRVGLYRALAGSFETGRGLENQNRNVKELYE; the protein is encoded by the coding sequence GTGTTGGTACGATTAGCCAAATACAAACCATTGCTACTTTTCGCCTCTATCTTGATTCTGATGGTGAATTGCGCGCCTAAATTCTCAAATACTGAACTTCCCATTAAAGAACCAAAGGAATTCTCCCAAACTGGTTCCGCTATTATTGAAGACAAATGGTGGCATGCTTTTCAAGATGAAAATTTGAATAAATTGATTGACAGCGCCATGCAATCTAATTTGGATTTGGCGGCAACTTGGCAACAATTTATGGCCGCCAAAGCGGTGGTAAAGGGGCAAGCTTCCAGTAAATGGCCCGAAATCAATGCATCGGCACAATCGGCCATTAATTTACCCGAACCCGATTTTGTGGGAGGAGAAAATACGCAGTTGGGGTTTTTGGCCAACTACGAACTAGATCTCTGGGGCCGAATCGGGACCGCCGTTAGAGCTGAAAAACTTAGGGCCGAAGCCAGCCTTTTCGATTACCGAGCCGCAGCCATCTCACTCTCCGCTGAAATCACTTCAACTTGGTACCAATTGGTCGCTGCCAAGCAACAATTAAAAATCACCGAAAATCAGATTGAAACAAACGAAGCCATTATCAAACTCATCCGCTCCCGATTTACAGGAGGACAAATACGGGCTGTGGACATTCTCAGACAAGGTCAATTACTCGAGAGCACCAAAGAACAGCAAATCATTTTTTCAACCAATGTGCAAGTCTTGGAAAATCAGTTGGCCGTACTCTTGGGAAAGCAACCACAAGATAGTTTACCTTTTCATAAAATTGACTTGCCCAAGGTCCCAGAACTGCCAGAAACAGGTCTACCGCTTGAACTTGTGCGGAGAAGACCTGACCTTCAACAGTCGTATGCCCTATTACTGGCTGCCGATCAAGATTGGGCTTCAGCGGTTCGTAGCAAATATCCGAGAATTTCAGTAAGTGCAAGAGGGCAACTGCGTTCCAACAGTTTTGAAAATCTTTTTGATAATTGGGCCTATTCCTTGGCCGGAAACATATTGGCCCCGCTATTCAACGGTGGACAGTTAAATGCCGAAGTGGACAGGACCCTCGCCATAAAACAACAACGCCTTTACCAATACGGACAAACTACCCTAACTGCCTTTCATGAAGTAGAAAATGCTCTTGTACAGGATATCATGCAGAAGCAACGGTTGGAGAACATTCAGCGGCAATTGGAGCTTGCGGAAAAAAGCAACAAGCAATTGCGGGTGGAATTCTTAAACGGCTTCAGTCCATATTTGGACGTATTGGTAGGTCTAGACCAAGAACAGCAGCTACGCAGGGACTTTGTTTCGGCACAACTCCAACATATTCAGATTCGGGTTGGGTTGTACCGCGCACTGGCCGGAAGTTTTGAAACAGGCAGAGGTCTTGAAAATCAAAACCGAAACGTAAAAGAACTGTATGAGTAG